The following are encoded together in the Candidatus Omnitrophota bacterium genome:
- the cimA gene encoding citramalate synthase — MSKVIIYDTTLRDGSQTEGVSYTVSDKVKITEKLDELGVHYIEGGWPGSNPKDKEFFELMKLRKLKNAVLASFGSTRRANVKPGDDNNLKELVASQTKTVTIFGKSWDLHVTDVIKTTLAENLKMIGDSVAFLKSHRLEVFYDAEHFFDGYKHNPAYALKTVLAAQKAKADCIILCDTNGGTLPEEVTRIVKEVKKKIRTPLGIHTHNDMDLAVANTLAGVNAGCVQVQGTFNGLGERCGNADLCTVIAILHTKMKKTSIPENKIKHLMETSYYLSEVSNYTLSNNHAFVGHAAFAHKGGVHIDAILKNPMAYEHIEPSIVGNHRRLLTSELAGKMPIILKAQKMNITLDKNSEQTKKLLADLQQYEHAGYQFEAADASFELFMKRRLGQYQPFYHLDGFKVFTEKKPDGTVAAGATVRLKVNGHDEIATVEGHGPVEVLDRALRGALKKFYPALEDMHLSDYKVRVLDSKEGTGAKVRVLIESQDTKDSWTTVGVHENVIEASWEALADSIEYKLLKDKKV, encoded by the coding sequence ATGTCCAAAGTTATCATCTACGATACAACCTTGCGCGACGGTTCGCAGACCGAGGGCGTGTCTTATACCGTCAGCGACAAGGTCAAGATCACCGAGAAGCTCGATGAGCTGGGCGTGCATTACATCGAGGGCGGGTGGCCGGGCTCTAATCCCAAGGACAAAGAATTTTTTGAGTTGATGAAGCTCCGCAAGCTCAAGAACGCGGTTTTGGCTTCTTTCGGTTCCACGCGCCGGGCGAATGTCAAGCCGGGGGATGACAATAATCTCAAAGAATTGGTCGCTTCCCAAACAAAAACCGTGACCATTTTCGGCAAGTCATGGGACCTGCATGTCACCGATGTCATCAAGACAACACTGGCCGAAAATTTGAAAATGATCGGGGACAGCGTGGCTTTCCTCAAAAGCCACCGGTTGGAAGTGTTTTACGATGCCGAGCATTTTTTCGACGGGTATAAACATAATCCGGCCTATGCCCTGAAGACCGTTTTGGCCGCGCAAAAGGCCAAGGCCGATTGTATCATTTTGTGCGATACCAACGGCGGCACCTTGCCCGAAGAAGTGACCAGGATCGTCAAGGAGGTCAAAAAGAAAATCAGGACGCCTTTGGGGATTCACACCCATAATGATATGGACCTGGCGGTGGCCAATACCCTGGCCGGCGTCAATGCCGGATGCGTGCAGGTGCAGGGGACGTTCAATGGTCTGGGCGAACGCTGCGGCAACGCGGACTTATGCACCGTCATCGCCATCCTGCACACCAAGATGAAAAAAACATCCATCCCGGAAAACAAGATCAAACATTTGATGGAGACGTCGTATTATTTGAGCGAGGTGAGCAATTATACGCTTTCCAATAACCACGCGTTCGTGGGGCACGCGGCTTTTGCCCACAAGGGCGGGGTGCACATTGATGCCATCCTTAAGAACCCGATGGCCTATGAACACATCGAACCGTCCATTGTCGGCAATCACCGCCGTCTTTTGACCTCTGAATTGGCGGGCAAGATGCCCATCATCCTCAAGGCGCAGAAGATGAACATCACTCTGGACAAGAATTCCGAACAGACCAAGAAGCTCCTCGCGGACCTTCAGCAGTACGAGCATGCCGGTTATCAGTTTGAGGCCGCGGACGCGTCCTTCGAATTGTTCATGAAACGCCGTTTGGGCCAGTACCAGCCGTTCTATCATCTGGACGGGTTCAAGGTCTTTACCGAGAAGAAACCCGACGGCACGGTCGCGGCCGGGGCCACGGTGCGTTTGAAGGTCAACGGCCATGACGAGATCGCCACCGTTGAAGGCCATGGTCCGGTTGAGGTCCTGGACAGGGCCCTGCGCGGCGCTTTGAAAAAGTTCTATCCGGCCCTGGAAGACATGCACCTTTCGGATTACAAGGTGCGTGTTTTGGACAGCAAGGAAGGGACCGGCGCCAAGGTGCGCGTTTTGATCGAATCACAGGACACGAAGGATTCGTGGACAACCGTCGGCGTCCACGAAAACGTCATTGAAGCCAGTTGGGAAGCGTTGGCGGACAGCATTGAGTACAAACTCTTGAAAGATAAGAAAGTTTAG
- a CDS encoding valine--tRNA ligase, which yields MELPSRYNFQETESKWLKVWKDGNVFHAVPDPKKKPFTVVIPPPNVTGILHMGHALNNTLQDILVRYKRMNGFCALWMPGTDHAGIATQNVVEKELAKEGKHRRDVGREAFIQRLWAWKKEYGDTIVHQLEKLGSSCDWPRARFTMDDAYSEAVKEAFIHLYDKGLIYRGERIINWCPRCQTALSDEEAEHKEKNGKLYHIRYPLKANPAEGITVATTRPETMLGDTAVAVHPKDKRYRNAVGQELALPLTGRVIKVITDDLVAMEFGTGAVKVTPAHDPNDFAMGQRHNLEFINVMHPDGRINEKGGKFSGLDRFEARKKIVAQLEEEGLLVKTEDHKHAVGHCYRCDTVVEPYLSKQWFVKMAPLAGPALQAVKKGTIRIRPEYWEKVYVNWLTEIRDWCISRQIWWGHRIPVWYCVGDDKCLLKCKEPIVSRTTPQRCPHCGSTNLKQDEDVLDTWFSSWLWPFATLGWPRDNADLKYFYPTNTLFTASEIIFFWVARMIMAGYEFMGKAPFTEVFIHGTVRDARGRKMSKSLGNAIDPLEIIEEYGADALRFSLIINSGQDIFISKEKFEIGRNFANKIWNAARLVLAKCSDVGAYSDTPLHANELDLPSRWIVSRFYQTLEGVSSAIETFRYSEAENLIYEFFWGDFCDWYLELAKPKFDDKQVQKTAVFILKNSLKMMHPFIPFVTEEIYRHMGPKEECLSAASWPVRQKGDMDHKAAQDMQTVIDLIGALRNIRTQWNMDPKETMDAFVVPVDRKEEELVTAYAADVRRMARLKDLTIDTKAPSLRDCATALVGQTKVFVPLAGIVDLAKEKKKMADDIAQKTKAIQALEGRLNNEAFTSKAPTDVIAKERERLETLTKETAQLNQVLANLK from the coding sequence ATGGAACTCCCCTCTCGTTATAATTTCCAGGAAACTGAATCTAAGTGGCTTAAGGTGTGGAAGGACGGCAATGTGTTTCATGCCGTCCCTGATCCCAAGAAAAAGCCATTTACCGTCGTTATTCCTCCGCCCAATGTGACCGGGATCCTGCACATGGGTCACGCGTTGAACAATACCCTTCAGGACATCTTGGTCCGGTATAAACGCATGAACGGTTTTTGCGCCCTGTGGATGCCGGGCACCGACCATGCCGGCATTGCCACCCAGAACGTTGTTGAGAAAGAACTGGCCAAGGAGGGCAAACACCGCCGGGACGTGGGGCGGGAGGCCTTCATTCAACGGCTGTGGGCGTGGAAAAAAGAATACGGGGACACCATTGTCCATCAATTGGAAAAATTGGGATCGTCCTGCGACTGGCCGCGCGCGCGTTTCACCATGGACGATGCTTACAGCGAGGCGGTCAAAGAGGCGTTCATTCACTTGTATGACAAGGGTTTGATTTACCGGGGGGAACGTATTATCAACTGGTGCCCCCGCTGCCAGACCGCGTTGTCCGACGAAGAAGCAGAGCATAAAGAGAAAAACGGCAAACTGTATCACATCCGTTACCCATTGAAGGCAAATCCCGCAGAAGGTATCACCGTTGCCACGACGCGTCCGGAGACCATGCTCGGTGATACGGCTGTTGCCGTTCATCCCAAAGACAAACGTTACCGTAATGCCGTTGGTCAGGAACTGGCCCTGCCTTTGACCGGGCGGGTGATCAAGGTCATCACGGATGATCTTGTGGCCATGGAATTCGGCACCGGTGCTGTCAAGGTGACCCCGGCCCATGACCCCAACGATTTTGCCATGGGCCAGCGGCACAATTTGGAATTCATCAATGTCATGCACCCTGACGGCCGCATCAATGAAAAGGGCGGTAAATTCAGCGGTTTGGATCGTTTTGAAGCGCGTAAAAAGATCGTGGCTCAATTGGAAGAAGAAGGGCTGCTGGTCAAGACCGAAGACCACAAGCACGCGGTCGGTCATTGCTACCGCTGCGACACCGTTGTTGAACCGTATTTGTCCAAGCAATGGTTCGTCAAGATGGCGCCGTTGGCCGGGCCGGCTTTGCAAGCGGTGAAGAAAGGGACCATCCGCATCCGTCCTGAATATTGGGAAAAGGTGTATGTCAATTGGCTGACGGAGATCCGCGACTGGTGCATTTCCCGTCAGATCTGGTGGGGGCATCGCATTCCGGTGTGGTATTGTGTGGGGGATGACAAATGCCTTTTAAAATGCAAAGAGCCCATTGTCAGCAGGACTACTCCCCAACGCTGTCCCCACTGCGGTTCAACCAACCTTAAACAAGATGAAGATGTGCTGGACACCTGGTTTTCCTCGTGGCTGTGGCCGTTCGCGACCTTGGGCTGGCCCAGGGACAATGCTGACCTGAAATATTTTTACCCGACCAACACGCTATTCACCGCCTCGGAAATCATTTTCTTTTGGGTGGCGCGCATGATCATGGCCGGCTATGAATTCATGGGCAAAGCGCCGTTCACGGAAGTGTTCATCCACGGCACGGTGCGCGATGCTCGTGGCCGCAAAATGTCCAAGTCCTTAGGCAACGCCATTGACCCGCTGGAGATCATTGAGGAATACGGGGCGGATGCTCTGCGTTTCAGTTTGATCATCAATTCCGGCCAGGACATTTTTATTTCCAAGGAAAAATTTGAGATCGGCCGCAATTTTGCCAATAAAATTTGGAATGCGGCACGTCTCGTGTTGGCCAAATGTTCTGACGTAGGGGCGTATAGCGATACGCCCCTGCATGCAAATGAATTAGATCTGCCGTCGAGGTGGATCGTATCGCGTTTTTATCAGACGTTGGAAGGCGTCAGCAGCGCCATTGAGACGTTCCGTTACTCCGAGGCCGAAAATCTCATTTATGAATTCTTTTGGGGAGATTTTTGCGACTGGTATCTGGAACTGGCCAAACCGAAATTTGATGACAAGCAGGTGCAGAAAACGGCCGTATTCATTCTTAAGAATTCTCTTAAAATGATGCACCCGTTCATCCCGTTCGTGACCGAAGAGATCTACAGACACATGGGTCCCAAAGAAGAATGTTTGTCTGCCGCGTCCTGGCCTGTCCGTCAAAAAGGGGACATGGACCATAAGGCCGCGCAAGACATGCAGACCGTCATTGATCTGATCGGGGCTTTGCGCAATATCCGCACCCAGTGGAATATGGACCCCAAGGAAACAATGGACGCGTTTGTCGTTCCTGTTGACCGTAAAGAGGAGGAGCTGGTCACGGCTTATGCCGCGGATGTCCGGCGCATGGCCCGTTTGAAAGACCTGACCATAGATACCAAAGCCCCGTCCTTGAGGGACTGCGCCACGGCCCTGGTGGGGCAGACGAAGGTGTTTGTGCCTTTGGCCGGTATTGTGGACCTGGCTAAAGAAAAGAAGAAAATGGCGGATGATATTGCCCAAAAAACCAAGGCCA